One window of the Streptococcus parasanguinis ATCC 15912 genome contains the following:
- the rplC gene encoding 50S ribosomal protein L3 produces MTKGILGKKVGMTQIFTEAGELIPVTVIEATPNVVLQVKTVETDGYNAIQVGFDDKREVLSNKPAKGHVAKANTAPKRFIREFKNVEGLEVGAEITVDTFEAGDIVDVTGTSKGKGFQGVIKRHGQSRGPMAHGSRYHRRPGSMGPVAPNRVFKGKNLAGRMGGDRVTIQNLEVVQVVPEKNVILIKGNVPGAKKSLITIKSAVKAGK; encoded by the coding sequence ATGACAAAAGGAATCTTAGGGAAAAAAGTGGGAATGACTCAAATCTTCACTGAAGCTGGCGAATTGATCCCTGTAACAGTTATCGAAGCAACTCCAAACGTTGTTCTTCAAGTTAAAACTGTTGAAACAGATGGTTACAACGCTATCCAAGTTGGTTTCGATGACAAACGCGAAGTATTGAGCAACAAACCTGCTAAAGGACATGTAGCAAAAGCTAACACGGCTCCTAAGCGCTTCATTCGTGAATTCAAAAACGTTGAAGGCTTGGAAGTTGGTGCTGAAATCACAGTTGACACTTTCGAAGCTGGAGACATTGTTGATGTAACTGGTACTTCTAAAGGTAAAGGTTTCCAAGGTGTTATCAAACGCCACGGACAATCACGTGGACCTATGGCTCACGGTTCTCGTTACCACCGTCGTCCAGGTTCTATGGGACCTGTTGCACCTAACCGCGTATTCAAAGGTAAAAACCTTGCAGGACGCATGGGTGGCGATCGTGTAACGATTCAAAACCTTGAAGTTGTACAAGTTGTTCCAGAAAAGAACGTTATCCTTATCAAAGGTAACGTACCAGGTGCTAAGAAATCTCTTATCACTATCAAGTCAGCAGTTAAAGCTGGTAAATAA
- the rplB gene encoding 50S ribosomal protein L2, with amino-acid sequence MGIRVYKPTTNGRRNMTSLDFAEITTNTPEKTLLVSLKNKAGRNNNGRITVRHQGGGHKRHYRLIDFKRNKDGVEAVVKTIEYDPNRSANIALVHYTDGVKAYIIAPKGLEVGQRIVSGPEADIKVGNALPLANIPVGTLIHNIELKPGKGGELVRAAGASAQVLGSEGKYVLVRLQSGEVRMILGTCRATVGVVGNEQHGLVNLGKAGRNRWKGVRPTVRGSVMNPNDHPHGGGEGKAPVGRKAPSTPWGKPALGLKTRNKKAKSDKLIVRRRNQK; translated from the coding sequence GTGGGAATTCGTGTTTATAAACCAACAACAAACGGTCGCCGTAATATGACTTCTTTGGATTTCGCTGAAATCACAACAAACACACCTGAGAAAACTTTGCTTGTTTCTCTTAAAAACAAAGCAGGTCGTAACAACAACGGTCGTATCACTGTTCGTCACCAAGGTGGTGGACACAAACGTCATTACCGTTTGATCGATTTCAAACGTAACAAAGATGGAGTTGAAGCAGTCGTTAAAACGATCGAATACGATCCAAACCGCTCAGCTAACATCGCGCTTGTACACTACACTGACGGTGTGAAAGCTTACATCATCGCCCCTAAAGGTCTTGAAGTAGGTCAACGCATCGTATCAGGACCAGAAGCAGATATCAAAGTCGGAAACGCTCTTCCACTTGCTAACATCCCAGTTGGTACTTTGATCCACAACATCGAATTGAAACCTGGTAAAGGTGGAGAATTGGTACGTGCTGCTGGAGCTTCTGCTCAAGTATTGGGTTCTGAAGGTAAATATGTACTTGTTCGTCTTCAATCAGGCGAAGTTCGTATGATTCTTGGAACTTGCCGTGCTACAGTTGGTGTTGTCGGAAACGAACAACATGGACTTGTAAACCTTGGTAAAGCGGGACGTAACCGCTGGAAAGGTGTTCGCCCTACAGTTCGTGGTTCTGTAATGAACCCGAATGATCACCCACACGGTGGTGGTGAAGGTAAAGCACCAGTTGGACGTAAAGCGCCATCTACTCCTTGGGGTAAACCTGCGCTTGGTCTTAAAACTCGTAACAAGAAAGCGAAATCTGACAAACTTATCGTTCGTCGTCGCAACCAAAAATAA
- a CDS encoding CoA-binding protein: MAYSFRNPSDGIIKHYLETSKIIAVVGLSDREDTTSHRVSKEMQERGYRIIPVNPRAAGGQILGETVYASLQEIPFPVDIVDVYRRSEFLPDVARDFIETDAKIFWAQLGLENQEAEEILQGAGREDIVMNRCIKREHTRLILGDSLYGL, translated from the coding sequence ATGGCTTATTCATTTCGCAATCCTAGTGATGGTATTATCAAACATTACCTAGAAACCAGCAAGATCATCGCTGTGGTTGGATTATCTGACCGTGAAGATACGACCAGTCATCGTGTTAGCAAGGAGATGCAAGAGCGGGGCTATCGGATTATTCCTGTCAACCCTCGTGCAGCTGGTGGCCAGATTCTTGGAGAAACGGTGTACGCTAGCTTGCAGGAGATTCCTTTCCCAGTAGATATCGTCGATGTATACCGTCGCAGTGAGTTTTTACCAGATGTGGCACGTGATTTTATTGAGACGGATGCAAAAATTTTCTGGGCACAATTGGGACTGGAAAATCAAGAAGCAGAAGAAATTCTTCAAGGAGCAGGTCGAGAAGACATTGTCATGAACCGCTGTATCAAACGGGAACACACCCGACTGATCTTAGGAGACTCCCTATACGGTTTATAA
- the rplD gene encoding 50S ribosomal protein L4: MANVTLFDQTGKQAGEVVLNDAIFGIEPNQAVVFDVIISQRASLRQGTHAVKNRSAVSGGGRKPWRQKGTGRARQGSIRSPQWRGGGIVFGPTPRSYAYKLPQKVRRLALKSVYSEKVAENKFVAVDSLEFTAPKTAEFAKVLAALSIDSKVLVILEEGNEFAALSARNLPNVKVATATTASVLDIANSDKLLVTQAAISKIEEVLA; encoded by the coding sequence ATGGCAAATGTAACATTATTCGACCAAACTGGTAAACAAGCTGGCGAAGTTGTTCTTAACGATGCGATCTTTGGTATCGAACCAAATCAAGCAGTTGTGTTTGATGTCATCATCAGCCAACGTGCTAGCCTTCGTCAAGGAACTCACGCAGTTAAAAACCGTTCAGCTGTTTCAGGTGGCGGACGCAAACCATGGCGTCAAAAAGGAACTGGACGTGCTCGTCAAGGTTCTATCCGCTCTCCACAATGGCGTGGTGGTGGAATCGTCTTCGGACCAACTCCACGTAGCTATGCGTACAAACTTCCTCAAAAAGTTCGTCGCCTTGCACTTAAATCTGTTTACTCAGAAAAAGTTGCTGAAAACAAATTTGTAGCCGTTGATTCTCTTGAATTTACAGCTCCAAAAACTGCTGAATTTGCAAAAGTTCTTGCAGCTTTGAGCATCGATTCTAAAGTCCTTGTTATTCTTGAAGAAGGAAATGAATTCGCAGCTCTTTCAGCTCGTAACCTTCCAAACGTGAAAGTTGCGACTGCTACAACTGCAAGTGTTCTTGACATCGCAAATAGTGACAAACTTCTTGTTACTCAAGCAGCTATCTCTAAAATCGAGGAGGTTCTTGCATAA
- a CDS encoding alpha-L-fucosidase, giving the protein MISPEEIDQVVQSGPFEPSWDSLSHQVCPDWYRDAKFGIFIHWGVYSVPAFGSEWYSRNMYIQGNPCYDYHREHFGDQASFGYKDLIPLFTADRFDPASWLDLFQKAGAQYLFPVAEHHDGFQMYASTLSPYNSLEMGPRRDVLGELRKETEKRGLHFCTSSHRAEHQFFFSHGKEFTSDIPQEVPRDSLYWPAEPEPKDHFDLTSKPYPSKEFLEDWLLRTCELVRDYQPELLYFDWWIQHESFRPYLMRFLAYYYNLAAQEDHKVAVCYKQDALPFGSGIVEMERGGYGEMQVFPWQMDTAIARNSWCYTQDLAYKTSKELLQNLVDVVAKNGNLLLNIGPKADGTIPEQDQDILTEIGDWLAVNGEAIYQSRPWRVSSDGPTEAQEGSFSDGQAPLYTSQDFRYTMRDGFLYAIQLEPSGRTEGLTLPSLAYDLKQPRILHARIQKLELLGESQPLSWSQDETGLHLQLPACSKKQPRVLRLSF; this is encoded by the coding sequence ATGATAAGCCCTGAAGAGATTGATCAAGTTGTCCAGTCAGGTCCTTTTGAACCAAGCTGGGACTCTCTTAGCCATCAAGTCTGTCCAGATTGGTATCGAGATGCCAAATTTGGAATATTTATCCACTGGGGCGTCTACAGTGTACCTGCCTTTGGTTCGGAATGGTATTCGCGAAATATGTATATCCAAGGGAATCCTTGCTATGACTATCATCGAGAGCATTTTGGAGACCAGGCCAGCTTTGGCTATAAGGATCTCATTCCTCTTTTTACAGCCGATCGCTTTGATCCGGCATCTTGGCTGGATCTCTTTCAAAAAGCGGGAGCCCAGTATCTTTTTCCAGTTGCGGAGCACCACGATGGTTTTCAGATGTATGCCTCTACTCTCTCGCCTTATAATAGCTTAGAAATGGGGCCGAGACGAGATGTCTTAGGAGAGCTGAGGAAGGAAACAGAAAAACGTGGCCTGCACTTCTGTACGTCCTCTCACCGGGCAGAACACCAGTTTTTCTTTTCACATGGCAAGGAATTCACTAGTGACATTCCGCAAGAAGTCCCAAGAGACAGCCTTTATTGGCCAGCAGAGCCAGAGCCCAAGGATCATTTTGATCTGACTTCCAAGCCTTATCCAAGCAAAGAATTCTTGGAAGACTGGCTTTTGCGAACCTGTGAACTGGTGCGGGACTACCAACCAGAGCTCCTATATTTTGACTGGTGGATCCAGCATGAGAGTTTCCGTCCCTACTTGATGCGCTTTTTGGCTTATTATTACAATCTAGCAGCACAAGAGGATCACAAGGTGGCTGTTTGTTACAAACAGGACGCCCTCCCTTTTGGTTCAGGAATCGTTGAGATGGAGCGGGGAGGATACGGAGAGATGCAAGTCTTTCCGTGGCAAATGGATACCGCGATCGCCCGTAATTCTTGGTGTTATACCCAGGATCTAGCCTATAAGACCAGTAAGGAATTGCTGCAAAATTTAGTTGATGTTGTGGCCAAAAATGGCAATCTTCTGCTCAATATTGGACCCAAGGCAGATGGCACGATCCCTGAGCAAGACCAAGACATCCTCACAGAGATCGGAGACTGGCTGGCGGTAAATGGAGAAGCCATTTATCAGAGTCGGCCTTGGCGGGTGTCATCAGACGGACCGACCGAGGCCCAGGAAGGTTCCTTCTCAGATGGGCAAGCGCCACTCTATACTAGCCAAGATTTCCGCTATACCATGCGTGATGGCTTTCTTTATGCTATCCAGCTGGAACCAAGTGGAAGGACGGAAGGGTTGACCTTGCCGTCTCTCGCCTATGATCTCAAGCAACCGAGAATTCTTCATGCGCGCATTCAAAAGCTAGAGCTCCTTGGAGAAAGCCAGCCCCTTTCTTGGAGCCAAGATGAGACAGGGCTCCATCTTCAGTTACCAGCTTGTAGCAAAAAACAACCGCGTGTTTTGCGCCTCAGCTTTTAG
- the rpsS gene encoding 30S ribosomal protein S19, with product MGRSLKKGPFVDEHLMKKVEAQANDEKKKVIKTWSRRSTIFPSFIGYTIAVYDGRKHVPVYIQEDMVGHKLGEFAPTRTYKGHAADDKKTRRK from the coding sequence ATGGGACGTAGTCTTAAAAAAGGACCTTTCGTCGATGAGCATTTGATGAAAAAAGTTGAAGCTCAAGCAAACGACGAAAAGAAAAAAGTAATTAAAACTTGGTCACGTCGTTCAACGATCTTCCCAAGTTTCATCGGATACACTATCGCAGTTTATGATGGACGTAAACATGTACCTGTTTACATCCAAGAAGACATGGTAGGTCACAAGCTTGGTGAATTTGCACCAACTCGTACTTACAAAGGTCACGCGGCAGACGACAAGAAGACACGTAGAAAATAA
- a CDS encoding 50S ribosomal protein L23: protein MNLYDVIKKPVITEKSMAQLEAGKYVFEVDTRAHKLLIKQAVEAAFEGVKVANVNTVNVKPKAKRVGRYTGFTSKTKKAIITLAADSKAIELFATEAE from the coding sequence ATGAATTTGTATGATGTTATCAAAAAACCTGTTATCACTGAAAAGTCAATGGCTCAACTTGAGGCAGGCAAATATGTATTCGAAGTTGACACTCGCGCTCACAAACTTTTGATCAAACAAGCTGTTGAAGCCGCCTTTGAAGGTGTAAAAGTTGCGAATGTGAACACTGTAAACGTAAAACCTAAAGCAAAACGCGTTGGACGTTACACTGGTTTTACTTCAAAAACTAAAAAAGCTATCATCACGCTTGCAGCTGATTCTAAAGCAATCGAGTTGTTTGCTACTGAAGCTGAATAA
- the tgt gene encoding tRNA guanosine(34) transglycosylase Tgt, whose protein sequence is MTDSPIQYRLIKKEKHTGARLGEIITPHGTFPTPMFMPVGTQATVKTQSPEELKEMGSGIILANTYHLWLRPGDDLVAKAGGLHQFMNWDQPILTDSGGFQVYSLADTRNITEEGVTFKNHLNGSKMFLSPEKAISIQNNLGSDIMMSFDECPQFYQPYDYVKKSIERTSRWAERGLKAHRRPHDQGLFGIVQGAGFEDLRRQSAQDLVSMDFPGYSIGGLAVGESHEEMNAVLDFTTPLLPENKPRYLMGVGAPDSLIDGVIRGVDMFDCVLPTRIARNGTCMTSQGRLVVKNAQFAEDFTPLDPECDCYTCKNYTRAYLRHLLKADETFGIRLTSYHNLYFLINLMKQVRQAIMDDNLLEFREHFVEKYGYNKSGRNF, encoded by the coding sequence ATGACAGATTCACCGATTCAATATCGATTAATCAAAAAAGAAAAGCATACAGGTGCTCGTCTGGGAGAAATTATTACCCCTCACGGGACCTTCCCGACCCCAATGTTTATGCCTGTAGGGACTCAGGCAACCGTTAAGACCCAATCGCCAGAAGAACTCAAGGAAATGGGTTCCGGAATTATCTTGGCCAACACCTACCATCTCTGGCTTCGTCCGGGGGACGACTTGGTCGCAAAAGCAGGAGGACTGCACCAGTTCATGAACTGGGACCAGCCCATTTTGACAGATAGTGGAGGCTTTCAGGTCTATTCATTGGCGGATACCCGCAACATCACCGAAGAAGGGGTAACCTTTAAAAATCACCTCAACGGCTCGAAGATGTTCCTCTCTCCAGAAAAGGCCATCTCCATCCAAAACAATCTAGGAAGCGACATCATGATGTCCTTTGATGAATGCCCTCAGTTCTATCAGCCTTATGATTATGTGAAAAAATCGATCGAACGGACCAGTCGTTGGGCAGAACGTGGGCTTAAGGCTCACCGTCGCCCTCATGATCAAGGTCTTTTCGGGATTGTCCAAGGGGCTGGATTTGAAGACTTGCGCCGTCAGTCTGCTCAAGATCTGGTCAGCATGGACTTCCCAGGCTATTCTATCGGTGGCTTAGCTGTTGGGGAAAGCCATGAAGAGATGAATGCCGTGCTGGATTTCACAACTCCACTCTTACCAGAGAACAAGCCACGCTATCTCATGGGAGTAGGAGCTCCAGACAGTCTGATCGATGGCGTTATTCGTGGAGTGGACATGTTTGACTGTGTCTTGCCGACGCGGATTGCGCGAAATGGTACCTGTATGACCAGCCAAGGACGCCTAGTGGTGAAAAATGCGCAATTTGCAGAAGACTTTACACCGCTGGATCCTGAATGTGATTGCTACACTTGTAAGAATTACACCCGAGCTTATCTTCGCCACCTCCTCAAGGCAGATGAAACCTTCGGCATTCGCTTGACCAGCTACCACAACCTGTACTTCTTGATCAACCTCATGAAGCAGGTCCGTCAAGCCATCATGGATGACAATCTTTTAGAATTCCGTGAGCATTTCGTCGAAAAATATGGCTATAATAAATCAGGACGGAATTTCTAG
- a CDS encoding DUF975 family protein → MNLKLIRLRARTMQVQQPGLAILFALPVLLTILANFLLSGQDLVDLLPDMTLQQAGIYMIQRQLFPSVVSFVISILVVGATFSYLDTINPKIEHRTRVLDIFKQDRFTSVFATLILKQVVLFLWGLILYVGSLISTYASIRFLAIYDKVSNPSTLSASSPEFQSLMQQMPLMTTGVVLGLLGLLFYLPQYYSLSLVELILYEQLRDGDYKGAFGVLRQSRETMKGFRSNRLVLDLTLIGWYFLNYFTRDVIGFYTMPYFINCQIAFYDQIKQIKQGPRHFTDYPSHETE, encoded by the coding sequence ATGAACCTTAAACTGATTCGCCTCCGGGCACGTACCATGCAAGTCCAGCAACCGGGCTTAGCTATCCTTTTCGCCTTACCGGTCCTGTTGACCATTCTTGCTAATTTTCTCTTAAGTGGGCAAGATCTGGTCGATCTACTACCGGACATGACCTTGCAGCAAGCAGGTATCTACATGATCCAGCGGCAGCTCTTTCCTTCTGTCGTCTCCTTTGTCATCTCCATTTTAGTGGTCGGTGCGACTTTTAGCTATTTAGATACGATTAATCCCAAGATCGAACACCGAACACGCGTGTTAGATATCTTTAAACAAGATCGCTTTACCTCTGTATTTGCCACCTTGATCTTGAAGCAAGTCGTCCTCTTTTTATGGGGACTCATCCTCTATGTAGGGAGCCTCATCAGCACCTACGCCAGCATTCGATTTTTGGCGATTTACGACAAGGTGAGCAACCCTAGCACTCTGAGTGCTTCCAGTCCTGAATTCCAATCTCTCATGCAACAAATGCCTCTGATGACTACCGGTGTCGTGCTGGGCCTACTCGGCCTCCTCTTTTACCTGCCACAATACTACAGTCTCAGCTTGGTCGAATTGATCCTCTATGAGCAATTACGAGACGGCGACTACAAGGGAGCCTTTGGAGTGCTTCGCCAAAGTCGTGAAACCATGAAAGGGTTCCGCAGCAATCGCTTGGTGCTCGATCTAACCTTGATTGGTTGGTACTTCTTGAATTACTTCACGCGCGATGTCATCGGCTTCTATACCATGCCTTACTTTATCAACTGCCAAATTGCATTTTATGATCAAATCAAGCAGATTAAACAAGGGCCGCGCCATTTCACAGACTATCCAAGCCATGAAACTGAATAA
- the trpA gene encoding tryptophan synthase subunit alpha yields MGKTLTDHLQKLKDQQQGIFVPYIMAGDHEKGLAGLQETIQFLEGLGVSAIEVGIPFSDPVADGPVIEEAGLRSLAHGTTTEELVQTIQRLETSVPLVIMTYFNPLFQYGLENFFRDVEGTAVKGVIIPDLPHEHADLVEPLLADKDIALVPLVSLTTGIERQKKLIQDAEGFIYAVAVNGVTGKAGSYRDDLDHHLAQLHEIASIPVLTGFGVSSMEDVHRFNKVSDGVIVGSKIVKALHQGETDAIARFISQAVKG; encoded by the coding sequence ATGGGAAAGACCTTAACAGATCATTTACAAAAGTTGAAAGACCAGCAGCAAGGGATCTTTGTTCCTTATATTATGGCAGGAGATCATGAAAAAGGCTTGGCAGGTTTGCAGGAAACCATCCAATTTTTAGAGGGGCTTGGTGTCTCAGCGATTGAGGTTGGCATTCCTTTTTCGGATCCGGTGGCAGATGGTCCTGTGATTGAAGAGGCAGGATTACGCAGTTTAGCCCATGGGACGACGACAGAGGAACTGGTGCAAACGATCCAGCGTCTGGAGACAAGTGTTCCTTTGGTCATCATGACCTATTTCAATCCCTTGTTCCAATATGGTCTAGAAAACTTTTTTAGAGATGTAGAAGGAACAGCAGTCAAAGGAGTGATTATTCCCGATCTTCCTCATGAGCATGCGGATCTGGTAGAGCCTCTATTAGCGGATAAAGACATCGCCTTGGTGCCACTAGTGAGCTTAACCACAGGAATCGAGCGCCAAAAGAAATTGATCCAAGATGCAGAAGGATTTATCTATGCCGTTGCTGTCAATGGAGTGACGGGGAAAGCTGGTAGCTATCGAGATGATTTGGATCACCACTTGGCCCAATTACACGAAATAGCATCCATTCCTGTTTTAACAGGTTTTGGAGTTTCCAGCATGGAGGATGTTCACCGTTTCAACAAGGTCTCAGATGGGGTTATTGTGGGGTCTAAAATCGTTAAGGCTCTCCACCAAGGGGAGACAGACGCCATCGCTCGTTTTATTTCTCAAGCAGTGAAGGGCTAG
- the polA gene encoding DNA polymerase I: MEKKNKLLLIDGSSVAFRAFFALYHQIDRFKNANGLHTNAVYGFNLMLSHLLERIQPTHVLVAFDAGKTTFRTEMYADYKGGRAKTPDEFREQFPFIREQLDHLGIRHYELAQYEADDIIGTLDKMAETTSVPFDVTIVSGDKDLIQLTDDNTVVEISKKGVAEFEEFTPAYLKEKMGLTPEQFIDLKALMGDKSDNIPGVTKIGEKTGIKLLLKYGSLDGIYEHIDEMKASKMKENLINDKEQAYLSKTLATIDTNAPIEIGLDDITYTGPHLENLAKFYEEMGFKQLRQALDLSGEEAAPVAIDYTEVEQVASDMLTEDSFFHFEIFGDNYHTEPIIGFAWGTKGQLYASTDTGLLQTPIFKEFLEKTPLKVYDFKRAKVLLSHLGITLQNPAFDSRLAKYLLSTVEDNEISTIASLYSQIALPLDEVVYGKGVKRAIPERAVLLEHLALKVAVLLDTEEPMVEQLQAHDQLDLLYDMEQPLAAVLAKMEIAGIKVERQTLEDMQVENEVVLERLTQEIYELAGEEFNINSPKQLGVILFEKLELPLEYTKKTKTGYSTAVDVLERLAPIAPIVSKILEYRQIAKIQSTYVIGLQDWILEDGKIHTRYVQDLTQTGRLSSVDPNLQNIPVRLEQGRLIRKAFVPEEENSVLLSSDYSQIELRVLAHISGDEHLIDAFKHGADIHTSTAMRVFNIEKPEDVTPNDRRNAKAVNFGVVYGISDFGLSNNLGISRKEAKAYIETYFERYPGIKDYMERVVREARDKGYVETLFKRRREIPDINSRNFNVRGFAERTAINSPIQGSAADILKIAMIHLDQALEAGAYKTKMLLQVHDEIVLQVPSDELAAIKELVKETMESAIELAVPLEADENEGKTWYEAK; encoded by the coding sequence ATGGAAAAAAAGAATAAATTATTACTCATCGACGGGTCTTCCGTCGCTTTTCGTGCCTTTTTCGCACTCTATCATCAAATCGATCGCTTCAAAAATGCCAATGGTCTGCATACCAATGCGGTCTATGGCTTTAATCTCATGTTGAGCCATCTCTTGGAGCGCATCCAACCAACCCATGTCCTCGTTGCTTTTGATGCAGGAAAGACGACCTTCCGGACGGAGATGTATGCCGACTACAAAGGGGGCCGTGCAAAAACTCCAGATGAGTTCCGTGAGCAGTTTCCTTTCATTCGTGAGCAATTAGATCATTTGGGAATCCGCCATTATGAGCTGGCCCAGTATGAAGCGGATGATATTATTGGAACGCTAGATAAGATGGCAGAAACTACCTCGGTGCCCTTTGATGTGACCATTGTCTCTGGGGATAAGGATTTAATCCAGCTGACAGATGATAATACGGTGGTTGAAATCTCCAAAAAAGGGGTGGCAGAGTTTGAAGAATTCACTCCAGCCTATCTGAAAGAAAAGATGGGACTGACACCAGAGCAATTTATCGACCTCAAGGCCTTGATGGGAGATAAGTCGGATAATATCCCGGGTGTCACCAAAATCGGAGAAAAGACCGGGATCAAACTACTCCTAAAGTACGGCTCTCTTGATGGCATTTACGAGCATATCGACGAGATGAAGGCTTCTAAGATGAAGGAAAACCTCATCAACGACAAGGAGCAGGCCTATCTGTCTAAGACTCTCGCAACCATCGATACCAATGCTCCCATTGAAATTGGGCTGGACGATATCACCTATACGGGCCCTCATCTAGAAAATCTCGCCAAGTTTTATGAGGAGATGGGCTTCAAGCAACTCCGTCAGGCCTTGGATCTCAGTGGAGAAGAAGCAGCTCCTGTAGCTATTGACTATACAGAAGTCGAGCAAGTTGCTTCAGATATGCTCACGGAAGATAGTTTCTTCCATTTTGAGATTTTTGGGGACAATTACCATACGGAACCCATCATCGGTTTCGCATGGGGGACCAAGGGTCAGCTCTACGCGAGTACAGATACTGGTCTTTTACAAACACCGATTTTCAAAGAATTTCTCGAAAAAACGCCCCTCAAGGTCTATGACTTCAAGCGGGCCAAGGTCTTGCTCAGCCACTTGGGCATTACCCTTCAAAATCCCGCGTTTGACAGTCGATTGGCCAAGTATCTCTTGTCGACCGTAGAGGACAATGAAATTTCAACCATTGCGAGTCTCTATAGTCAGATTGCGCTGCCGTTGGACGAAGTCGTTTATGGCAAGGGAGTCAAAAGAGCCATCCCAGAAAGGGCGGTCCTATTAGAACATTTGGCACTGAAAGTCGCTGTTCTACTGGATACCGAAGAGCCCATGGTGGAGCAGTTGCAAGCCCATGACCAGCTAGATTTGCTCTATGATATGGAGCAACCACTAGCAGCTGTTTTGGCCAAGATGGAAATCGCGGGGATCAAGGTAGAGCGCCAGACCCTAGAAGACATGCAGGTGGAAAACGAAGTGGTCTTGGAGCGCTTGACCCAAGAAATTTACGAGCTGGCGGGCGAAGAGTTTAACATCAATTCTCCAAAACAATTGGGGGTCATCCTCTTTGAAAAATTGGAACTTCCTCTTGAATACACCAAAAAGACCAAAACCGGCTATTCAACAGCCGTTGATGTCTTGGAACGCCTGGCTCCAATTGCACCGATTGTGTCTAAGATTCTTGAATACCGCCAAATTGCTAAGATCCAGTCGACTTATGTCATCGGTCTTCAAGATTGGATTTTGGAAGATGGGAAGATCCATACCCGCTATGTACAGGATTTGACGCAGACGGGCCGTTTGTCCAGCGTGGATCCCAACCTGCAAAACATTCCTGTCCGTTTGGAACAAGGCCGTCTCATCCGCAAGGCCTTTGTCCCAGAAGAGGAAAATAGTGTCTTGTTGAGTTCGGACTATTCACAGATCGAACTGCGCGTCTTGGCTCATATTTCGGGAGATGAGCATTTGATTGATGCCTTTAAACATGGGGCAGATATCCATACATCGACTGCTATGCGAGTTTTCAATATTGAAAAACCAGAAGATGTGACGCCGAACGACCGGCGGAATGCCAAAGCAGTGAACTTCGGTGTGGTTTATGGAATTTCCGACTTTGGACTGTCTAACAACCTAGGGATCAGTCGAAAAGAAGCCAAGGCCTACATTGAGACTTACTTCGAACGCTACCCTGGTATCAAGGACTATATGGAGAGAGTGGTACGGGAAGCGCGTGACAAAGGCTATGTAGAAACCCTCTTCAAGCGTCGTCGGGAGATTCCAGATATCAATTCTCGCAACTTCAATGTTCGAGGCTTTGCGGAGCGGACGGCTATCAACTCACCAATCCAAGGATCTGCAGCAGATATCTTGAAAATTGCCATGATTCACTTGGACCAAGCGCTAGAAGCAGGAGCATACAAGACCAAGATGCTTCTTCAGGTGCACGATGAAATCGTTCTGCAAGTACCAAGTGATGAACTGGCAGCGATCAAAGAACTTGTCAAAGAGACCATGGAATCCGCTATTGAACTTGCAGTACCACTGGAAGCTGATGAGAACGAAGGCAAAACATGGTATGAAGCCAAATAA
- the rpsJ gene encoding 30S ribosomal protein S10, with product MANKKIRIRLKAYEHRTLDTAAAKIVESATRTGAQVAGPIPLPTERSLYTIIRATHKYKDSREQFEMRTHKRLIDIINPTQKTVDALMKLDLPSGVNVEIKL from the coding sequence ATGGCAAACAAAAAAATCCGCATCCGTTTGAAAGCGTACGAACACCGTACACTCGACACAGCGGCTGCAAAAATCGTAGAATCAGCTACTCGTACAGGTGCACAAGTTGCGGGTCCAATCCCACTTCCAACTGAGCGTAGCCTCTACACAATCATTCGTGCGACTCACAAATACAAAGATTCTCGCGAACAATTCGAAATGCGTACACACAAACGTTTGATCGACATCATCAACCCAACTCAAAAAACAGTTGACGCTTTGATGAAATTGGATCTTCCAAGTGGTGTAAACGTAGAAATCAAACTTTAA